From a region of the candidate division KSB1 bacterium genome:
- a CDS encoding RecX family transcriptional regulator, with protein sequence MSNSERKITKIERQENNRQRLSIYLDGEFAFGLNDEIVLKHNINVNQTLQEDQIEDLLSEDEKKRAKQKAFSYLARRDHSEKELSDKLRRKGFREPIIIGLIEDLKQSQLINDGTFSRQFARNKIIQKSIGRRELAFSLKQKGISKDILEATLEEVYSEYDEKELALRLANQKLKTIKNIEPIKVKKRISDFLFRRGFNWEIVEQVFEEISWDKL encoded by the coding sequence TTGTCCAATTCAGAAAGAAAAATCACCAAAATTGAGAGGCAAGAAAATAACCGTCAACGCTTATCAATTTATTTGGATGGTGAGTTTGCTTTCGGATTAAACGATGAAATCGTACTAAAACATAACATTAATGTTAATCAAACGTTACAAGAAGATCAGATTGAAGATCTTCTTTCCGAAGACGAGAAGAAACGTGCAAAGCAAAAAGCATTCAGCTATTTGGCTCGACGAGATCATAGTGAAAAAGAATTATCGGATAAATTAAGAAGAAAGGGATTTCGTGAACCGATCATTATTGGTCTTATTGAAGATTTAAAACAATCGCAATTAATAAACGATGGAACTTTTTCCAGGCAATTTGCTAGAAATAAAATAATTCAAAAGTCGATTGGCCGCAGGGAACTGGCTTTTTCACTAAAGCAGAAAGGGATATCAAAGGATATTCTTGAAGCCACCCTGGAAGAGGTTTATTCGGAGTATGATGAGAAAGAATTGGCATTGCGCCTGGCTAATCAAAAATTGAAAACAATAAAAAACATAGAGCCGATAAAAGTAAAAAAGCGAATCAGCGATTTCCTTTTTCGAAGAGGTTTCAATTGGGAAATTGTTGAGCAAGTATTTGAAGAAATTAGTTGGGATAAATTGTAG